GCAGTCTAGTAAAATAATATCCTAATATTTTGTACGATCCATTCAATGTAAAGGAGATGAATCTATTTACAGAGCTAAGGCACTAAAAAATATAAGTTATCTGTTATTGTTTTTAGATTGGAGTCTATGATGCAAACTAACATCGAATTAGAGACCTTTGAATCCGTAAAAAATTATTATGGGAAAATTCTCCAAACCAATAAAGACCTAAAAACATCAGCTTGTTGTAGTATAGAATCCATTCCTTCCAATTATTTACCACTCGTTTCAAAAATTCACCCAGCGGTTATTGATAAATTCTATGGATGCGGATCTCCTTTTCCACAAGCACTAAAAGGAAGAAAGGTTTTAGATTTAGGGTGTGGTTCGGGAAGAGATGTCTATTTATTGTCTCAATTAGTTGGCGAAACTGGATCTGTCATTGGAATTGATATGACAACCGAACAACTTGATGTTGCAAACTCCTATCTTGAATACCACAAAGAACAATTTGGTTTTAAAAAATCCAATGTATCATTTGTTTCAGGTTATATCGAAGATTTAAAAGCAAGTGGTATCGAAGACCACTCAATTGATTTAATCGTCTCTAACTGCGTCACCAATCTATCACCTAACAAACATATGGTTTTTTCTGAAATATTCAGAGTTCTAAAACCTGGAGGTGAATTATATTTCTCCGATGTTTTTTCTGACCAAAGAATTCCGGAAAATCTAAAACAAGATCCCGTATTGCTTGGAGAATGTTTGGGTGGGGCACTTTATATAGAAGACTTCAGAAGATTACTTTCCTCGTTGAATATTAATGATTTTCGTATTGTATCACAATCCAAAATTAGTTTACTCAACCCAGACATTGAGAAGAAAATTGGAAATATCAACTTTTACTCAATCACCTTTAGAGCATTTAATATTCCATTAGAAGATCGTTGCGAAGATTATGGACAAGTGGCTTATTATAAAGGTACAATCGAAGGAAATCCACATAACTTCCTACTAGATGATCATCACAACTTTATTACGGGAAAGCCTATGTTAGTATGCGGGAACACAGCTGATATGGTTTCAACAACTCATTATAAGGAACATTTTCAGATTATTGGCGATAAATCAAAACATTTTGGTCTTTTTGATTGTGGGCCAAACCCAGTAAATTCCTCACTGGGTGAAAGTGCGACAGGAGCATGCTGTTAATTCTAGCACCCAATGATGTTATCTTAGAACGCGGTAATTTATGCTACAATAATGTATTTATTATTTAAGTAACTTTCTCTGGTTTCTTTGCTCTTCAGAAATTTCCATCTTTTTGATTCCATCTTTAGATTTTCCATTTGGAAAATTTTTTCCTTTCGATATCTCAATGGATCTTTCTGCGAAATCCAAGAACTCGCGCTCTTTTATTAAAGCTCTCACTTTCGTTGAAGTTGTATTTGGATCGACGCCATAATATTTATTGATATACGATTTGATAACCGACTGTCTGACCAATCGATGTTGATTCGAACCAGATAATTGTTTCTCTAAACCCGCCTTTGCTTCTGATGACTCAAACTCTGCAAGAGCATTAACAGCATTTACTTTTACATAAACACGAACAGGACTATTTTCAATGATTTCCTTCAGATAAGGAACGGGATTTGGATCAATTGCGGTGGCTAGTTTTTTTAAATCCACATCCCCTGGGTGTCGACTCAGAGATAAACTAACAACTAGTCGATCTAGCTTTTCCTGGTCTAATGACTCGGAAAATAATGGAACCACGAAAATTAACGCTGAAACAAAAACTAAAGAAAATAATCGATTCATAGATTTAATACGCAAGTGGGTTTCTTCGAATAATCCAACCCTGCTCTCCTGTAATTTGATTTTGATTTGTTAATCCATCACTCGCCCAAAACATCATATTATAACCGCTTGAATCTGTAGATCCAGTTCCTAGACATTCTTGTGGAGCAATAACGCCATCGTTGACGAGAAAACTTGCCCGTGCCGTACCACAGTAGGGAGTTTCAATCAATGGATCTTGTGTATAATTTGGCGCAGCAGCATTGGTTGAACCAGCACTTTCGGAAGTATGGAATAAACCCAGAAAATGTCCAGCTTCATGTGCCATCGTATTCCCAACAAAAGTTAAATCAGAATTTGAGAGCAAACTCCCTGCGCTCCCAGATGTACGATGAGGTTCAATGAAAACAGTCATAGCAGATGCTTTTGTACCAGTAAATCCGGGAAGACCAGGAATCCCTCCTGCTATTCCAAGAAGACCACCCTCTCCGGTTGCTTCACTGGCAATATATATATTCAACGCCTTAGGGTCTTGCAATGAAGCTGTAGTTGTATACAAACGAAGCAGTCCACCGGTAAGAGATGTATTTTCAGAGGAGACATCTGAAATCTCATTAAACTCTGGATCGGAGGATGTTTTGACTGAAAATACAAGTGCAACATTTACAGTATTTTGCGCATAAAGGGTTTTGAAGCGATCAAGTGCTGGCTGAATTGCTTCTAATGTTTTCGTTTGATATGAGTTGTTTAGAAAAATAATATTGACATTGATTTTTTTTGTTTTTGCCCATGTACGAGAAAGGCCATTGGTAGAACTACTGCTAACAACTGCAGAAAAAAACTTTTCATCATCTGTCATAGGCTTACAGCCAATCGTTTGTTTGAACTGAAAATTCGTACTAACAGGTCCATTCAAATCAACATACCAATTGTTTGCTGTGTTAACATTAACATAAGGAGCACCACTAGCTAGATAGAAAAAAGAATTCGAACCATAACCTAACATTGACGTTGCATGTTGGCCGGCTAAAATTCCTTCCCTGTTACTG
The nucleotide sequence above comes from Leptospira harrisiae. Encoded proteins:
- a CDS encoding methyltransferase domain-containing protein, which gives rise to MMQTNIELETFESVKNYYGKILQTNKDLKTSACCSIESIPSNYLPLVSKIHPAVIDKFYGCGSPFPQALKGRKVLDLGCGSGRDVYLLSQLVGETGSVIGIDMTTEQLDVANSYLEYHKEQFGFKKSNVSFVSGYIEDLKASGIEDHSIDLIVSNCVTNLSPNKHMVFSEIFRVLKPGGELYFSDVFSDQRIPENLKQDPVLLGECLGGALYIEDFRRLLSSLNINDFRIVSQSKISLLNPDIEKKIGNINFYSITFRAFNIPLEDRCEDYGQVAYYKGTIEGNPHNFLLDDHHNFITGKPMLVCGNTADMVSTTHYKEHFQIIGDKSKHFGLFDCGPNPVNSSLGESATGACC